From Candidatus Manganitrophus morganii, the proteins below share one genomic window:
- a CDS encoding BON domain-containing protein, producing the protein MKETLSKLLIFILLIGATTGCASWRDHDTESAPTDRGAGTTTQTDDAALTAKVKAKLLSDDVLNGMNIDVDTQNGVVFLNGVVDSQDQKRKAIELAQNTEGVREVEDNLKVGRFEGSSSEESGTTLPVNLLEDLG; encoded by the coding sequence ATGAAAGAGACACTCAGCAAGCTGTTGATTTTTATTCTGCTTATTGGAGCGACAACCGGTTGTGCCAGCTGGCGGGACCACGATACGGAAAGCGCGCCGACCGATCGCGGCGCGGGGACTACGACCCAAACCGATGATGCGGCGTTGACCGCAAAGGTGAAGGCGAAGCTCCTCTCCGATGATGTTCTGAACGGGATGAATATCGACGTCGATACCCAAAATGGGGTTGTCTTCCTGAACGGGGTGGTTGATAGTCAGGACCAGAAGCGGAAGGCGATCGAGTTGGCCCAGAACACGGAAGGGGTCCGGGAGGTCGAAGACAATCTGAAGGTCGGTCGTTTCGAGGGCTCTTCTTCAGAAGAGTCTGGTACCACGTTGCCTGTGAATCTACTGGAAGATCTAGGATAG
- a CDS encoding BON domain-containing protein codes for MRMIHYALLMALCIGMIGCASHLKKGTEERVDDTAITSRIRAKLANDATLHLFRIHVDSRQGVVTLSGMLPSEDRKRRAAEIAAGVTGVRQVENLLRVGETKRGDRFEDAVIASTITSRLIQNPMTHALAIDVEAEKGKVILSGRVQSEREKKEAERIARNTSGVLSVENQLEILE; via the coding sequence ATGCGGATGATTCATTATGCCTTATTGATGGCGCTCTGCATCGGAATGATCGGGTGTGCCTCCCATCTAAAGAAGGGGACGGAAGAACGGGTAGACGACACCGCCATCACCTCCCGGATCCGGGCGAAGTTGGCCAATGACGCAACCCTCCATCTCTTCCGGATCCATGTCGACAGCCGCCAAGGGGTCGTCACCCTTTCCGGTATGCTCCCGTCGGAAGACCGGAAACGCCGGGCGGCGGAGATTGCGGCGGGGGTGACCGGCGTTCGGCAGGTTGAGAATCTCCTGCGGGTGGGGGAGACGAAGCGGGGAGATCGATTTGAGGATGCGGTGATCGCCTCCACGATCACATCGCGATTGATTCAAAATCCAATGACCCACGCGCTTGCCATCGACGTTGAGGCGGAAAAAGGGAAGGTGATCTTGTCCGGTCGCGTTCAGAGTGAACGGGAAAAGAAAGAAGCGGAACGGATTGCCCGGAATACAAGCGGGGTTCTTTCGGTTGAAAATCAGTTAGAGATCCTCGAATAG
- a CDS encoding PEGA domain-containing protein, protein MKPRYRRVFFLGALFLFTIVAPVLILGASGYRYDFQGQALVPTGTLVLKSYPEGAKIRINQREGTDRTPAEIQGLLPSWYVLEVNSEDFRPWRKEVEIQANRITVEDQILLIPKRIAFSSVSAKEIRTFAVSPDGRKLIYVHRKSAEEAESLWLFDLDRGEERLLFPDTDQTGSLSAEDSIDRLLWLADGRGVAFSVSGSRSKRYFILAVREGEERERPFEWTPPERGEVDHWKWTQSGLHLFFMQGKSLYRADYETRSIAQATPDRVQGYALLENYLYFVTASPPVLFRQDLVTGERTPLAELPIEPVERNNPERLVVSPQGKIALIDRHHILWLIDDVPSAVPLPVASGVQTVLFNGDGKRLLYQTKQGIFIYHLEEGKTLGGREAGSFETAVRRKGTVIAPVWYSDQFHILYGVGDTVYITEIGGQAPPNTYPLFRIPGEAPQFVYHDNDQVTFLFRKRLYQADLSFGRPRSTLLGSRL, encoded by the coding sequence ATGAAACCGCGCTATCGAAGGGTTTTCTTTCTAGGGGCGCTCTTCTTATTTACGATCGTGGCCCCCGTGCTGATTCTCGGCGCGAGCGGATACCGGTATGATTTTCAGGGGCAGGCGCTGGTTCCGACGGGAACCCTTGTTTTGAAATCGTATCCGGAGGGGGCGAAAATACGCATCAACCAACGGGAAGGGACCGATCGGACGCCGGCTGAGATTCAGGGCCTGCTTCCCTCATGGTATGTCTTGGAGGTGAATTCGGAAGATTTCCGTCCCTGGCGAAAAGAGGTGGAGATTCAGGCGAATCGAATTACCGTCGAGGATCAGATTTTATTGATTCCGAAACGGATCGCCTTTTCCTCCGTGTCGGCGAAAGAAATTCGGACCTTCGCCGTCTCGCCGGACGGTCGGAAGCTGATCTATGTCCACCGAAAAAGTGCGGAGGAGGCGGAGTCCCTCTGGCTCTTCGATTTGGACAGAGGAGAGGAGCGACTCCTTTTCCCGGATACCGATCAAACAGGGTCGCTCTCTGCCGAAGATTCCATCGATCGCCTCCTTTGGCTGGCGGACGGCCGGGGGGTGGCCTTTTCCGTTTCGGGCTCTCGATCGAAACGATATTTTATCCTGGCCGTCAGGGAGGGTGAAGAACGGGAGAGGCCGTTTGAATGGACCCCGCCCGAACGAGGAGAGGTTGATCATTGGAAATGGACCCAAAGCGGACTTCATCTCTTCTTCATGCAAGGGAAATCGCTCTATCGGGCCGATTATGAAACAAGATCGATCGCTCAGGCGACCCCCGACCGTGTCCAAGGATATGCCCTTCTTGAAAATTACCTCTACTTTGTGACGGCCTCCCCGCCAGTTCTTTTCAGGCAAGATCTTGTGACTGGCGAGCGGACCCCGCTGGCGGAGCTTCCGATCGAACCGGTCGAAAGAAATAATCCCGAGCGCCTCGTCGTCTCGCCCCAAGGAAAAATCGCTTTGATCGATCGCCACCATATTCTCTGGCTCATCGACGACGTTCCCTCCGCGGTCCCTCTGCCGGTCGCGTCCGGGGTTCAAACGGTCCTCTTCAATGGAGACGGGAAACGCCTTCTCTATCAGACAAAACAGGGGATCTTTATTTATCACCTTGAGGAGGGAAAGACCTTGGGGGGGCGGGAAGCCGGTTCTTTTGAAACGGCCGTCCGGCGGAAAGGAACGGTCATTGCGCCGGTCTGGTATAGCGATCAATTCCACATTCTCTACGGTGTCGGGGATACCGTTTATATTACGGAGATCGGCGGACAAGCTCCTCCCAATACCTATCCGCTTTTCCGCATTCCCGGCGAAGCCCCCCAATTTGTTTATCACGATAACGATCAGGTCACCTTTCTCTTTCGAAAACGGCTTTACCAGGCGGATCTCTCCTTTGGAAG